In one Myxocyprinus asiaticus isolate MX2 ecotype Aquarium Trade chromosome 1, UBuf_Myxa_2, whole genome shotgun sequence genomic region, the following are encoded:
- the LOC127440193 gene encoding neuronal acetylcholine receptor subunit alpha-7-like, translating to MGIWEYTLYFATTTCLWSDIKVNWDEKNQVLTTNIWLQLYWYDYYLQWNTSAYPGVTRVRFPDSQIWKPDILLYNSADERFDATFHTNVLVNSSGACQYLPPGIFKSTCYIDVRWFPFDLQRCDLKFGSWTYGGWSLDLQMIEADITGYIANGEWDLVEVPGRRNERFYDCCKEPYPDVTFTVVMRRRTLYYGLNLLIPCVLISTLALLVFLLPADSGEKISLGITVLLSLTVFMLLVAEIMPATSDSVPLIAQYFATTMVIVGLSVIATVWVLQYHYHDPDGGKMPKWTRVVLLNWCAWFLRMKRPGEDRVRSACHNTHPRSSLSSVYLNISTGVAQSTNGNLLYIGFRGMDAIHYASSPDSGVICSQLVGTGEEDVLLPGAQAPSVNSGHGDSELSKILDEVRYIAKRFRDQDEEETVCNEWKFAASVIDRLCLMAFSLFTILCTIGILMSAPNFVEAISKDFFN from the exons ATGGGAATTTGGGaatatactctttattttgccACCACAACTTGCTTATGGAGTG ATATTAAAGTAAATTGG GATGAGAAGAATCAAGTACTTACAACTAACATTTGGTTACAGCTG TACTGGTATGACTACTATCTTCAGTGGAACACCTCTGCATATCCTGGTGTGACGAGAGTAAGATTCCCTGATAGTCAAATCTGGAAACCTGACATCTTACTTTATAACAG tgctgatGAAAGATTTGATGCCACCTTTCATACTAATGTGCTGGTGAACTCGTCTGGTGCCTGCCAGTATCTACCACCAG GGATATTCAAAAGCACCTGCTACATCGATGTCCGATGGTTCCCCTTTGATCTTCAGAGGTGTGATTTGAAGTTTGGCTCCTGGACGTATGGAGGATGGTCTCTGGACCTGCAGATGATTGAGGCTGACATCACAGGATACATCGCCAATGGAGAGTGGGACCTCGTTG AGGTTCCGGGTCGGCGGAATGAGAGATTCTATGACTGTTGTAAGGAGCCATACCCAGATGTGACATTCACAGTTGTGATGCGGAGACGGACGCTATATTATGGTTTAAATCTACTCATCCCCTGTGTGCTCATCTCTACACTGGCACTGCTGGTCTTTCTGTTGCCTGCTGACTCAGGCGAGAAGATCTCTCTTG gGATCACTGTCCTGCTCTCATTGACAGTTTTTATGCTTCTGGTAGCAGAGATAATGCCAGCAACATCAGACTCTGTGCCTTTAATAG CCCAGTATTTTGCCACCACCATGGTTATTGTTGGACTGTCAGTGATAGCTACAGTCTGGGTACTACAATACCACTACCATGATCCTGATGGAGGAAAAATGCCAAAATGG ACACGAGTGGTGCTGTTGAACTGGTGTGCATGGTTCCTGCGAATGAAGAGACCCGGTGAGGACCGAGTTCGCTCAGCTTGCCACAACACACATCCGCGCAGCAGCCTCTCCAGCGTTTATCTGAACATCAGCACTGGAGTAGCTCAGTCCACCAATGGAAACTTGCTGTACATCGGTTTCCGTGGAATGGACGCTATTCACTACGCCTCTTCACCGGACTCAGGGGTCATCTGCAGTCAACTTGTTGGGACAGGTGAGGAGGACGTGCTTCTACCTGGGGCTCAGGCGCCCTCCGTAAACAGCGGTCATGGAGATAGTGAACTGTCCAAAATCTTGGATGAGGTTCGGTACATTGCCAAACGCTTTCGGGACCAGGATGAGGAAGAGACTGTGTGTAATGAGTGGAAGTTTGCTGCATCTGTCATCGATCGTCTTTGTCTCATGGCATTTTCCCTGTTCACCATCCTCTGCACTATTGGTATATTAATGTCAGCCCCCAACTTTGTAGAGGCCATATCCAAAGATTTCTTCAACTGA